In a single window of the Flavobacteriales bacterium genome:
- the infA gene encoding translation initiation factor IF-1, giving the protein MAKQAHIEQDGVITQALSNAMFRVELENGHIITAHISGKMRKFYIKLLPGDKVKLEMSPYDLTKGRITYRY; this is encoded by the coding sequence ATGGCCAAACAGGCACACATAGAACAAGATGGAGTAATCACTCAAGCCCTCTCTAACGCAATGTTTAGAGTAGAGCTAGAGAATGGACATATCATTACAGCCCATATATCGGGAAAAATGAGAAAGTTTTACATCAAGTTATTGCCTGGGGATAAAGTAAAATTAGAAATGTCGCCATACGATTTAACAAAAGGAAGAATAACTTACAGATACTAA